The sequence TACACAAGTCCAGTCGGGAGAATAGGTGAATGAAAGTCGTTGAGGTTAAACACCCTTTGGTGAAACACAAGTTAGGGTTAATGCGCGAAGCCGACATTAGCACCAAGCGCTTTCGTGAGCTGGCCAGAGAAGTGGGTAGCTTGCTGACCTATGAAGCCACGGCCGATTTTGAGACGGAAAAAACCACCATTGAAGGTTGGAACGGCCCCACGGTTGTTGACCAGCTTAAAGGTAAAAAAGTCACAGTGGTGCCTATCTTGCGTGCCGGCCTTGGCATGATGGACGGCGTACTGGAGCATATGCCAGGCGCGCGGGTTAGCGTGGTGGGTGTGTATCGTGATGAAGAAACCTTACAGCCGGTGCATTATTTCAATAAGTTGGTCAGCCATATTGATGAGCGCTTGGCGCTGATTGTGGATCCTATGCTGGCCACCGGCGGCTCCATGATAGCCACCATTGACCTGTTAAAAGAAAAAGGCTGTCGCCACTTTAAGGTGATAGTGCTGGTAGCGGCACCCGAGGGCATTAAGGCGTTAGAAGCGGCACACCCAGAGGTGGAGCTGTATTGTGCTTCTATTGATGAGCGCCTTGATAGCAATGGCTACATCATTCCTGGGCTCGGTGATGCGGGCGATAAAATATTTGGTACTAAATAATCTATTACGTTAAGAAGCCGGCAATAGCCGGTTTTTTTCTGCCTACATTTACGCAAGGTCAGATCCATGAGTTCACAACCCCACACTCCCGCGCCCAGCTCAACGCCTCCGGCTAACCCTCAACCGTTAAACCCTCAATCGTCAGCGGTTGAGTCACGGTTGCACACCGCCATCGCCGGCTCACAAATGCTGTTTGTGGCCTTTGGCGCCTTGGTACTAATGCCGCTGATCACCGGTCTTGATCCTAACGTGGCTTTGTTTACTGCCGGTATAGGCACCTTGCTGTTTCAAGTGTGTACTAAGCGCCAAGTGCCGATCTTTTTAGCCTCTTCGTTTGCCTTTATCGCGCCCATTTTATATGGCGTACAAACCTGGGGTATTCCGGCCACCATGAGCGGCATTATGGCGGCCGGCGTTATGTATGTGTTGCTGAGCCAACTTATCCGTTGGCGAGGTACGGCCTTGCTCACCCGCTTACTGCCACCAGTGGTGGTGGGGCCGGTGATCATGGTGATAGGCCTTGGCTTAGCGCCGATGGCGGTAAACATGGCCATTGGTAAGACGGGAGATGGCTCTGCGGTATTAATCGAGCACGATATCGCGCTTTGGTTATCGCTACCGGCATTGCTCACCACTTTGTTGGTCTCAACCATGGCCAAAGGCGTGTTTCGTTTGGTGCCTATTAGTGCCGGTATTGCCGTGGGTTATGGTTTAGCGCTCGGGTTTGGGGTGGTGGACTTTGCTCCAGTACAAAACGCGGCTTGGTTGTCTATGCCGCACTTTGTCGCCCCTGAGTGGCACTGGCAGGCGGTGTTATTTATGTTACCGGTGGCGATAGCGCCGGCCATTGAGCATATCGGCGATATCTTGGCCATTAGCTCGGTGACCGGCAAAGATTATCTGAAAAAGCCCGGTTTGCATCGCACCATCTTGGGTGACGGCGTTGCCACCATAGGTGCGTCTTGTTTTGGCGGACCGCCGAACACTACGTATTCTGAAGTGACGGGAGCGGTGATGCTGACCAAAAACTTTAATCCGGTGATCATGACTTGGGCGGCGGGCTTTGCCATTGTGCTGGCATTTGTCGGTAAGTTTGGTGCCCTAATGCTGAGTATCCCCACACCAGTGATGGGCGGCATTATGATCTTACTGTTTGGCTCCATTGCCACCGTGGGTCTAAATAGCTTAATCAAACACCAAGTGGATTTATCCCAGGCCCGTAATTTATGCATAGTGGCGGTGATTTTGATCTTTGGTATTGGCGGCATGGCCTTTGGCATCGGTGGCTTTAGCCTACAAGGCATTAGTTTATGCGGTATAGTCGGTATCTTATTGAATCTGATCTTACCCAGAACCCGTCCTAGCTGAGCTTGGTTTGCAAAAGCCACTGGTTTGCGAAAGCCGTGCTCGTTAAGATGGACTCCCGCTTATTAAAGATGGCGAACAGATATTGAGAAATTGCTTACTGCGACTCATCCCCGCCGCCAAATGCGGCCCGCAGTCAGGAGCTTGGCTTAGATGAGTAGCGATGACGAACCTAAGCTGCCAACCCAGCTAGCACTGGCGGTGCAGCTGCCCGACGATGAAACCTTTGCCAGTTTTTACACCGGCGATAATGCCCAGCTGATCACGGCGCTTAAAAACGCCGCCATTGGCCAAGGTGATAACTTGCTCTATTTTTGGGGACAAGAGGGCAGTGGCCGTTCGCACTTATTGCACGCAGCTTGTGCTGAGTTAGATGGCGAGCAAGATGCCGCAGGCTATATCTCCTTGGACTTGCACGGGCAAATGTCGCCCCAGATGCTGGATGGCATGGAGCACTTAGCATTAGTTTGTTTAGATAACTTAGATGCTATCGCCGGCGTTGCAGCATGGGAGCAAGCGGTGTTTAACTTCTTTAACCGCCGCCATGATCGTGGGCTTGGCTCTTTGGTGGTCACCGCCACCAATGCGCCGCGCCATTTAGGCTTAGGCTTGCCCGATCTGGCCTCGCGTCTGGACTGGGGCGTGGCTTATCAGCTCAAACCGCTGGATGATGAAGGCAAACTCAGCGCCCTGCAGCTGCGCTCAGAGTTGCGCGGTTTTAAGCTGCCTACCGATGTGGGGCGGTTTTTACTCAGTCGTTTATCACGAGACATGAGCACTTTGCTCGCAGCGCTCGACTTACTCGACAACGCCTCCTTCCAAGCCAAGCGCAAACTCAGCACGCCGTTCGCCAAAGAAGTGTTGGGGTTTTAAAGGCAGCGCCGAGCACTAAGCGTCCGGCGCCCAGCTAAATCCAACACTAAAGCTATTTTTGCCACGGAAAAACACGGAACGCACGGGAAAATAGAGATAAGAGAGAAAAAGACTCGCTAGAGGTAAGGTCTTACAAATCAAAACTCTTGATCTTGAACAGGCTCTTGTTCGAGCGCCCGCCACAAAATATTCCTGCCTTTTTATATTTTAGCTCGGCGCTTGGTGTTGGGCGCTCGGCGCTATTTCTTCTTCGGCTCTATCGTCAAAAAACTGCACACTTCATCTAAGCGGGCTTGGGTATCTTCATAGCCTAATGCGATTAACTCTTTGCAGTAATCCTGATCAAATAACAAGAAGCTCGATAGGCCGGTGGCATCGCCGGCTTCAACGCCAAATAATCGCAATAAAGATCGAATATTATAAGGCAGCTTATGAAAGTGCTTGTGGGTGAGATCGTCTAAGTTTTTACTGGGCTTGAGTACCAGGTTATCGATATGGCGTAGGTTTAATTGCTCGAGCTTGCGCTCTGGTACCAGCTTAATGGTGTTATTAATGCGCTGTAGTCGTTCTATATCTGAGGTGAGCGCATCGGTAAACACCGTGTCCAACAAGTGGCCGGCAATGTCGGAACTACTGGGGTCGCTAGGTAAAGTATCCGCGCAGTTATCATCGGGCGCTAAGCTCACGATTAAAATGCGCTTAGCCCCTAAGTGAATGGCCGGGCTCAGCGGATTTAACTGGTGAATAGAGCCGTCGCCATAGTGATGGTTTTGCAAGCGACAAGGCTTAAAAATAAAGGGTAGGGCACTGCTGGCCATTAAATGGGGCGGCATAATAATGGCCGAGCGGCCCGAGCGACCGGCTCTTACCCAAGGCTCATGGTAGGGGCGCCCTTGATAAAAGGTGGTGGAGTCACCGGTGTTGTAGTTTGATGCCGTGATTGCCAGCACTTCTAACGCGCCATACAGCAGATTATTATCGATACGCTGAAAGTCGATAATCTTTTCTAATAACCGCTCTAACGGGCTGTTATCAAACCACGGCAAGGCAATTTGAGTCGGTTTGCCCAAGGCTCCAAACAATAAGCTTTTGAGCGAATGGCTGACTACTTTGCCCACCTGCAGGCGCAGCACATCTTCGGTGTGTAAATTGCTCCATACGTATTCTAACTTGCGCACCCCAAGGTGAAAGCAAGAGGCGTAACAGGCCAGTGCCGTGGCATTAATGGCGCCAGCAGACGTGCCACACAATATGGGAAAGGGTATGGCTTGTCTGCGAGGAAAACACTCGGCAATCGCCTTTAGCACGCCAACCTGATACGCGGCGCGAGCCCCGCCACCAGTGAGCACTAAGGCGCAGGAGTTACTTTCTTCTGAGTCCATAATTACCCTCCCTTTTTATTCAGTATAAGGGTTTGTTTATCAAGCACAAAGGCAAGCTGATAACGAGGGGGGTAAGTGTGAAGTGCGGCTCAAAGCGCCGAGCGCCAAGCACCAAGCAAAGATAAATATTAAACCGTGCCTAAGTCCTCTTCGTCGAAGAGGCAGCCACCTACAAAATAACCGTACCCTGTAGCCGCCCGTCTCTTTAGTAAAGAGGACTTCGGCGGCTCTGCATAGCAGAATATTTATTTGAATCAGCGTAGCTGGCTGTTTTTGAAATCAAAGATGACATTTCGCTGGAGACTGCGCCAAAAGAAAACCCCGAGCTTGTGGCTCGGGGTCTTCTTTTTTTCATTAGCTAGGTGCTAGGTGCTAGGTGCTAGGTGCTAGGTGCTAGGCGCTCAGAGCTATGCCTTAACCTTTAATCGCTGCGGTTAACTTGGCGACGATGTCGGTTAATGCCACTTCGGACTTTTCACCCTCGCGGCGGGTTTTGTATTCCACTACGCCATTCTCTAAGCTGCGATCGCCAATCACAATGTGATGGGGCACACCTAACAGCTCCATATCCGCAAACATCACACCTGGGCGCTCTTTGCGGTCATCAAATAATACTTCGATGCCTAAGGCGGTCAGCTCATCATAGATCTGAGTGGCAGCGTCGGCCACAGCTTGGGATTTTTGCATGTTCATCGGAATGATGGCCACTTGGAAAGGGGCAATGGCTGCTGGCCAAATAATGCCGCGCTGGTCGTGATTTTGCTCAATGGCTGCGGCTACGATGCGTGACACGCCTATGCCATAACAACCCATTTCTAAGATGGTCGATTTGCCTTGTTCGTTTAACACGGTGGCGTTCATCTTGCTGGAGTAGTTATTGCCCAGCTGGAAGATATGGCCCACTTCAATGCCGCGCTTAATTTGCAGTACGCCTTGACCACAAGGGCTGGCGTCGCCTTCTTGTACGTTACGCAAATCGGCCACTTCACCAAGCTCAAGGTCGCGGCCCCAGTTAATGCCAAAGTAGTGTTGATCTTCAATGTTGGCACCGGCGGCGAAGTCGCTCATCACGGCCACACTGCGATCGGCAATGAAAGGCACCTGCAGTTTTACTGGGCCAATGGAGCCTGGACCTGCACCTACTAATTCGCGAATTTCATCTTCAGTGGCAAAGGTCAGCGGGCTGGCCACTTGAGCCAATTTCTCGGCTTTAATCTCGTTTAGCTCATGGTCGCCGCGCACTAACAAGGCCACCAATGGGCATGCTTGGCCTTCTGCGGCATGAACCAGCAAGGTCTTTACGGTGTTTTCTATGTTTAAGCCAAACTGCTCTACCAACTCATTGATGGTTTTAGCGTTGGGCGTATCGACCAATTTCAATTCTTGAGTGGCGGCGTCGGCCTGTGCTTTAGCTGCCAATGCTTCGGCCATTTCAATATTGGCTGCGTAATCAGACTCAGTAGAGAAGGCGATATCGTCTTCACCGCTTTGCGCTAATACGTGAAATTCATGAGACGCACTGCCGCCAATGGCGCCGGTGTCTGCCAACACGGCTCTAAAGTCTAAGCCCATGCGCTCAAAGATGCGGCTATAAGCTTGGTACATCTCTTGGTAGGTCTGCTCTAAGCTTTCTTGGGTGGTATGGAAAGAGTAGGCATCTTTCATGATGAATTCGCGAGAGCGCATCACGCCAAAACGCGGGCGCACTTCATCACGAAACTTCGTTTGTACTTGATACAAGTTCAGCGGCAACTGCTTATAAGATGATACTTCGTTGCGCACCACGGCGGTGATTACTTCTTCGTGGGTAGGGCCCAACACGAAGCCACGGTCGTTGCGGTCTTTAATGCGCAGCAATTCAGGACCAAATTTGTCCCAACGGCCAGTTTCATGCCACAGCTCGGCAGGTTGTACTACCGGCATCAGCATTTCGATGGCACCGGCGCGGTTCATTTCTTCACGCACAATCGCGGCCACTTTATTCAACACTCGCAGGCCACTAGGGAGCCAGGTGTATAAGCCCGATGCCAAACGGCGAACCATGCCCGCGCGCAGCATCAGCTGGTGACTGATAACTTCCGCATCGCTGGGTGTTTCTTTAAGAGTGGAAAGCAAATATTGAGTGGTGCGCATGTGCTGAAACCTTATTGTGCTGAGCTGTGTGAGGGAGTCGAGCGCGTGTTCGCGCTTAGCCTCACCGCCGAGCTTAAAAACGACGAAAGAGGCTAATTGTAACAGGGGGGCTGCGTTGGCAGAAGCGCAAAAATAGTGCGCGCCGTGCGGCCCCTACATCTTATTGGGCATTATCCGGCATTATCTCTAGGCTGAGCACCCGAGTTAAGTGGCCAAACACTTCAAAACGCACGTTGTAATGATGCAAACGCACGCCATATTCTTGCCAATGTTGTTGCTGGCGCTTATAAGCGGGCCTTGGGTCTTGGGCCAGTACCTCGCTAATAAACTGCTGTAAGTTGGGGATGTGTGAACGTGCACATACCAGCTCGGCGGCTGGGGTGAAAATCACCTCCATATTTAAATCCGGCGGCGCTGGCGCAAAACCGCCGTGAGCATCGGGCACCGCATCCACCCAAGGCAGATAGGGCTTAATGTCCACGACCGGCGTGCCATCCACCAGATCCACACCGCCCAGCTCTAACCACACCTTGTTGCCGTCTTTGCACATATCCAGCAGTCGCACCACGGATAAACCCAAGGGGTTGGGCCTAAAGGTAGAGCGGGTAGCAAATACGCCCACTCGCTCATTGCCGCCCAAACGAGGCGGGCGCACCGTGGGGTTCCAGCCTTTATCTTGAGTTTGGTGAAACACAAATACCAACCACAAATGACTGAACTCGGCCAGCCCTCTAAAAGCGCTGGGCTCATTATAGGGCGGCAGCATTTCTAGCTGGGCCTGAGCTTGGCTGACTAAACCGGGCTGGCGAGGCACCGCAAATTTTTCTTTATAAGGTGAGCGGATAATACCAATCGGATCCAAGGTTAAGGCTGGGCTTTTATTAGGCTGAGCCTCACTTGGGGAAAGCGTGGACATTACTTAGCAACCTTAAGTGCTTGGCCACTGCACAACACTTGCTCAAGGCAGCCGGGCATATCTGCAAAGCGAATACAGCGGTCGAGCAATAAGCCATTGGCGCCCATGTCGGCGGCACGGCGGCGAATGCTGGCGCGTGCATCGGCTTCTTTAGGTGGAGCTTCAACGGCTTTCATTTGGCACGCTTCGCCTTCAACTGAACCCAGCGTCACGTAATTCACTTCGTTCAATTGGTCTTTGCTATACAAGGTGACGCCGTCGCCTTTGTAATAATCTTTAATGCCCTCAGGCGACACATTACTGTTAAATCCCCAGTTGTTCGCACAACCCGTTAAGGCTAGGGCCAGTAAGGCAGCTCCAATAAGACGTAATTGCATGTGATAAGTCCTTAATTTAAGAAAGAAGCGGAGGCTATTTTGCACCAAGCCTGTGCACTAGGTCGAATGATATTGGCAAACAGGCATTAAGAGTAGCTAATTCAGTCGTTTAACGAGTTTTAGGATAGACAAAGTACGTAGGGGCCGCTTAAGTTGGCTGATGACGCGCAGCGGCATTAAATATCGTCAAGCAACGCCTACAAGCTCACACCGTAGATACCACATTAGTCGGCCGGTTTTGCACAGCAAAACTGAAACCGTGGTCCACACTCTTTATCTACGATACGGCCACCTACAAAAGATAGGCACTTCGTAGCCGGGAATTTATTCGCCGGTCCTGCGAAGCAGGATGTTTTAAGGGCACGTAGCAAACCGTGGCTCATACTCTTTATCTACGATACGGCCACCTACAAGTGACAAATGCACCACTTTGGCACTCTAGGTTTCAGCTCAGTGTCGGAATGTTATTCACCATTGCTCTGTAAATTCAGCCCATAAAAAAAGCGCCTCGCGGCGCTTAAAATTTCCCGTACTTTACAGTTCAAGTTCGGCAGCTAACTCTTCAAGATCGAGCGTGCAGCCATATTGCTGTAATTCTTCTTGTAAGCGCTTTTGGTCTTGTATCGCTTCTATTTCCCGCCATCTGCCTTTTTTAGCAGGCTGACGAGTTTTAGCACGAGTAGACGGCGCCACCACAAAGTCCTGATTGAAGCTACTCCTATCCATGGGGCTCTCTCCTATTTACTATCAGTTGTAGTCCAGAAGGGTATATCACGATAAGTTATAGAGTAGAAGTTATTTATTACATATTAATTACAAGAATAGGATCAGAGTCATATAAATACCATCGAGCTCACCAATAATTGTGAAGGTTTAAGTTGAAATTAAAAGTGAGTCGCCGATATTGAAGTTAAGTGATTAAGCGAGCAGCACAGATTAGCAGGGCGATATTATGTGGCTCAGCAGAGATAATTAAGCAGATAAGTAGACCAGCATTACATCAGTGGAAATACGGCATTTGAGGAGCGATAAAAGGGCAACTAAAAATTAGAGCCAGAGCCATTTTTGCCACAGAAGAACACAGCAAGCACGGACACAGTTCACGGGCGACAAGTAATAACCGCGCCTAGCGCTGCTCTTAAGAACTCTATTTTTCCGTGCTTGTTGTAGGTAAAGAGAGTGCGTTCCGTGGCAAATAGTCTTGAGTGTTTGATTCTTTATGAGAAAAGGGACCAAAAGTCCACGTAAGTTATGCGACATTACTTATGATTAATCTAAGATTACTCACCTGAGTTTATAAACCAAATAAAAATCCAACCCAAAAATAAACCCCGAGCTGACGAGGCTCGGGGTTTGTTT comes from Oceanisphaera profunda and encodes:
- the upp gene encoding uracil phosphoribosyltransferase produces the protein MKVVEVKHPLVKHKLGLMREADISTKRFRELAREVGSLLTYEATADFETEKTTIEGWNGPTVVDQLKGKKVTVVPILRAGLGMMDGVLEHMPGARVSVVGVYRDEETLQPVHYFNKLVSHIDERLALIVDPMLATGGSMIATIDLLKEKGCRHFKVIVLVAAPEGIKALEAAHPEVELYCASIDERLDSNGYIIPGLGDAGDKIFGTK
- a CDS encoding uracil-xanthine permease family protein translates to MSSQPHTPAPSSTPPANPQPLNPQSSAVESRLHTAIAGSQMLFVAFGALVLMPLITGLDPNVALFTAGIGTLLFQVCTKRQVPIFLASSFAFIAPILYGVQTWGIPATMSGIMAAGVMYVLLSQLIRWRGTALLTRLLPPVVVGPVIMVIGLGLAPMAVNMAIGKTGDGSAVLIEHDIALWLSLPALLTTLLVSTMAKGVFRLVPISAGIAVGYGLALGFGVVDFAPVQNAAWLSMPHFVAPEWHWQAVLFMLPVAIAPAIEHIGDILAISSVTGKDYLKKPGLHRTILGDGVATIGASCFGGPPNTTYSEVTGAVMLTKNFNPVIMTWAAGFAIVLAFVGKFGALMLSIPTPVMGGIMILLFGSIATVGLNSLIKHQVDLSQARNLCIVAVILIFGIGGMAFGIGGFSLQGISLCGIVGILLNLILPRTRPS
- the hda gene encoding DnaA inactivator Hda, translated to MSSDDEPKLPTQLALAVQLPDDETFASFYTGDNAQLITALKNAAIGQGDNLLYFWGQEGSGRSHLLHAACAELDGEQDAAGYISLDLHGQMSPQMLDGMEHLALVCLDNLDAIAGVAAWEQAVFNFFNRRHDRGLGSLVVTATNAPRHLGLGLPDLASRLDWGVAYQLKPLDDEGKLSALQLRSELRGFKLPTDVGRFLLSRLSRDMSTLLAALDLLDNASFQAKRKLSTPFAKEVLGF
- a CDS encoding patatin-like phospholipase family protein, whose amino-acid sequence is MDSEESNSCALVLTGGGARAAYQVGVLKAIAECFPRRQAIPFPILCGTSAGAINATALACYASCFHLGVRKLEYVWSNLHTEDVLRLQVGKVVSHSLKSLLFGALGKPTQIALPWFDNSPLERLLEKIIDFQRIDNNLLYGALEVLAITASNYNTGDSTTFYQGRPYHEPWVRAGRSGRSAIIMPPHLMASSALPFIFKPCRLQNHHYGDGSIHQLNPLSPAIHLGAKRILIVSLAPDDNCADTLPSDPSSSDIAGHLLDTVFTDALTSDIERLQRINNTIKLVPERKLEQLNLRHIDNLVLKPSKNLDDLTHKHFHKLPYNIRSLLRLFGVEAGDATGLSSFLLFDQDYCKELIALGYEDTQARLDEVCSFLTIEPKKK
- a CDS encoding proline--tRNA ligase; the protein is MRTTQYLLSTLKETPSDAEVISHQLMLRAGMVRRLASGLYTWLPSGLRVLNKVAAIVREEMNRAGAIEMLMPVVQPAELWHETGRWDKFGPELLRIKDRNDRGFVLGPTHEEVITAVVRNEVSSYKQLPLNLYQVQTKFRDEVRPRFGVMRSREFIMKDAYSFHTTQESLEQTYQEMYQAYSRIFERMGLDFRAVLADTGAIGGSASHEFHVLAQSGEDDIAFSTESDYAANIEMAEALAAKAQADAATQELKLVDTPNAKTINELVEQFGLNIENTVKTLLVHAAEGQACPLVALLVRGDHELNEIKAEKLAQVASPLTFATEDEIRELVGAGPGSIGPVKLQVPFIADRSVAVMSDFAAGANIEDQHYFGINWGRDLELGEVADLRNVQEGDASPCGQGVLQIKRGIEVGHIFQLGNNYSSKMNATVLNEQGKSTILEMGCYGIGVSRIVAAAIEQNHDQRGIIWPAAIAPFQVAIIPMNMQKSQAVADAATQIYDELTALGIEVLFDDRKERPGVMFADMELLGVPHHIVIGDRSLENGVVEYKTRREGEKSEVALTDIVAKLTAAIKG
- the tsaA gene encoding tRNA (N6-threonylcarbamoyladenosine(37)-N6)-methyltransferase TrmO — translated: MSTLSPSEAQPNKSPALTLDPIGIIRSPYKEKFAVPRQPGLVSQAQAQLEMLPPYNEPSAFRGLAEFSHLWLVFVFHQTQDKGWNPTVRPPRLGGNERVGVFATRSTFRPNPLGLSVVRLLDMCKDGNKVWLELGGVDLVDGTPVVDIKPYLPWVDAVPDAHGGFAPAPPDLNMEVIFTPAAELVCARSHIPNLQQFISEVLAQDPRPAYKRQQQHWQEYGVRLHHYNVRFEVFGHLTRVLSLEIMPDNAQ
- the rcsF gene encoding Rcs stress response system protein RcsF; protein product: MQLRLIGAALLALALTGCANNWGFNSNVSPEGIKDYYKGDGVTLYSKDQLNEVNYVTLGSVEGEACQMKAVEAPPKEADARASIRRRAADMGANGLLLDRCIRFADMPGCLEQVLCSGQALKVAK
- a CDS encoding DUF3545 family protein; this translates as MDRSSFNQDFVVAPSTRAKTRQPAKKGRWREIEAIQDQKRLQEELQQYGCTLDLEELAAELEL